In the Brettanomyces nanus chromosome 1, complete sequence genome, GTCCCATTATGGTCGAAATAAGGAAAATAATACCGGAAAATATGATCTGCAAAAACCAGCCCCTTCAATAGATTCACCCACCAGTCATGGCCCTTTTGTTAAACactcttcaaaaaaggaaggCAGATATGATGTCAGTGAACATTTTGGAAGGTCTGCGCATGCATGGCATgctcatctttcttcttcaactgaaGCAATTGATCCCCTGCAGAGAGCGGCCCATAATTCCAAGAATCATCCCaagcagcaacagccgcatcaacagcaacaacaatcgcagcagcaacagcaacagcatcagcatcagcatcagcagtCCCACCCTGAAAATAACATTAGTACCACCATCAACGACACTACGGGAACGTTCACGGTTCTAAGCACTACGGGTCATtcctcgtcatcgtcatcatatggaggaagaaagactAACAGCACCGGAATCGGATCTTCAGAGTCTGATAACACAAATAGCACAAGCACCTCTACTACGGACTCTACGAATCGAACTCGAAAGAGCCGTGAGAGATTTGTACGAGATTCGCAGAGATATTCTCTGGGTTTATTTAAGGAAGGATCCATTTCTGCAGGCAGTTACGGAAACTCGTCTATACTATTAAACTCGCTTTATGGTACTACAGGAATGACCGGGATAAACAGTGGTGCTTTCAGAATCTACGATGATTCTGAAACCACATCACGCAGTGGTGACGTGCGAAACAGTGGTCACTCTGGCTCGCTTGATGCTGGTGATCTCCATAGTAACACCAGCACTTCGCATTCACGTTTCGAAACCTCGGAGGTTTCTACCATCGCCATGACGAACACTAGATTGGTGGACCCGATGAACCCGATGAACCCGATGGACCCGGTGGACCGAGAGGTTGAGAATCCTGTCATGGATACTGCTAATTTGATTACGGAGGAAGAGCTTAGCGACGCTATGAGGCAGCCTTCCATGGTTATAAGAACGACTCCCGAATTGCAAGAAAAGCCTTCTTTATGTGGCTATTCGTTTAGCCTTGGAAATGTATCTAGTGCGTCGTCTTCCGCTGATACAGCAAACGAGTCTATACCTACTCCTGAGTTGGCAACGGGCCCAGGGCTACGCAAATCTACTCCTGGGATATCGCACTATCTTCTGACACAGGAGGAAGTGCATAATGCCTCGGGGGTCGCACCCTTCGAACAAAAATCGTTTCGTCTCACATCTAGTAGGGGCAGTGAAAGCTCCCAGGAAGACTCAGGCCGTCACGATATTCTGGGCTCATTGCTATTGATGAACGATGCGACAAAGAAGTCGGACATAAAAGGCAGAAATGAATACATTCAGCAATTTTCCAAAGCACATTTAGAAGGAAAGAACAGTGATGAATCTGGCAACAGCAAATCCCCTAAAATTTGCAGTCCGACTTCGTACGATGCAAGCAacgatggtgatgatggatCTCAACACCATATGCTCCTCGGCGAAAAGAAAGGTACTCAAAGTGGTAATAGCAGTGACACTCAATACAATATTAGTGCTCACCACGCTCTGAGATACAGTCCCTTAGACCCCGAAAAATCGAGGAGTTCCACAACGGAGTGTATCTGCCCAAATTCTATCGCTATCGTAATGATCCTTATATCGGTGCTGGCACCTCCTTTCTGGATTCTCATAGCGGCAGGCTATGCGGATAACGCATTTGGCTCAGTTCCGAGAGTTTACAAACTGATCAGCGCAGCTCTTGCCATCTTAATAGCTATAGCTGCCATAATAGGCATTTGTGTAGGATTCGGTTACGGGTTAACTCATTAATTAATAAATAGATGTACTAATAAACATGCAGCTTATGAAATAGTACCGGCTGCCAATTCGGAACCATATCGGGTATCACACGGGGTACTACACGAGGCACCACGGGGTACCACACGGGGTTCCACACGGGTAGACAATATTGGTTTGCTCCAGGGGTCGCTGGccacctttttctctcaAATGTGTTCCTTGCCTTATCTGGGTATAAACAGAGCTGATCTACCTACGGCTTCGCCTCTTGATTCTTTTTTCGGGTCCCTGTGATTTTgcatttctcttttttttaatcCGGCAGTATTCTGTATTAATCTATCGGCTCAGCAGTAGTTGCAAGTTATTTGTCTGGCTCGCTCCCGGGATTGTTTTTTACTGCCTCATACTATTCGCATTTGAGTACTTAGCGTACTATATACATTCTGGCATATATTTGACTTGTTTGATCTTATATCTTTTATTTCTAGATCTTTTTTAGAGTGCCCTTGTAAGTGTGAGAAGGAAATTTCATATGGGTAACACTCCTACCAAAGAGACAAGATCTAACGCTTCCAGCTTTGGGGGTCCCGGATCTCTTTCCAGAGATATCTTGATAGGCGGAACTGAGCCAACCGTCGGTTCAGCCGGAATAACTCGgaagaaaagggaaaaggagaaggagagacTTAGGCGCAAGGAAGAGCATGTGTGCAATTTGATCGTGCGATACGGTGAAAATGTTGACGGCGGATTTCTTGCTCCGTACAGCAACTATAAGTACACCCTATCTTACAAAACACAAGTTGTTCGGGACCTGATTATCGAACGAAGGCTTGCCCCTTTTTATACACCTTTGGAAAGTTACGATGAAGATTGGACTGACGGCCAGTTattgaagcagttgaaaaagCTTTCTTTGCATATTCCATGCACTTCAATTGAATTgcaagatgatgaggaagatcCCGATGAGCATAAGATCTATCAGTCTGTCAACTCCCTGAGGCGTAAGGACAATAAGTTGTTTAAGAAAAAGCTTAAGATAAGAGCCTTGCAGTTGCAGAATGAAGCCGATGAAAGATATGTTCGGGACAAGAAGACCCAGGGCAGTGGTATCCGAACCTTTGCAGATATACCTTCCGATGATCTATTATTGAAACTATATCGTGGCGCTCAAGAATGTCCGATCTGTTTTCTCTACTATCCCAAGAATATGAACTTGACGCGCTGTTGTGTCCAGCCGATATGTACGGAATGCTTTGTACAGATGAAGCGTCTCGAACCTCATATTCCGCATGATGAGAGCGGTGGTCATCACGATGATGAGCGTGAAACAGAAGTGGATGCTAATCCCGGCTCTGAAGGGGATTCCGATGATCTTATAAGTGAACCGGTGAAGTGTCCATTCTGTGCTATGCCAGAATTTGGAGTAATCTACAGCGCTCCGGACTTCAAGACTGGAATTGGCGGTACTCCACCAAGTGAATACCGTGACAGTAGTAAACCAatagaagaggagaaggatgaagacAGTAGTAGCACTAAAATAGCTTCATCTCTACATGATTCTACAAAGCCTTCACGGATATTGTCAGTTTACAAGGGAGATGCTCAACACAGCCGAAGTTTCTCCTCTGCCAGTCAGAGGCAGTCAGAAAATGGAACCCCTGTCAAGAAGCGTCGTGGATCGTTGCCTCCCACTGCACCAGGAGTTATCAGTATCGACGATATTCAACCCGATTGGGAACAGCGACTACTCAATGCCAGATCCAAAAGCGCCAGAAGgtctgctgctgctactgcttTGCATGCATCCTCACTTATAGTGGAAGATTCACGTCATTCGAATATCTCAAACCAGGAGAGATCGTCCTCTGTGTCCAACAGAGCAGGAGACTATAGAGGTGGATTTTCCAAAGCGAGATCAAGAACGTTGAGCCGACAAGAACAGGTAGAAATAGAGCAGAAGATGGTTGAAGAGGCTCTGCGGCTCTCGTTActggatgaagaggaaaggaAGCTGAAGCAAAAGGTTCAGCAGAAGGAACAAGAACGAGAAACTGAGCACAATAAGATACAGACCGATTTGGAAGTACAGAGAAGAGCGAGTTCTTCCAGTCCTCGTTAAATATGGCATCTTTATATACGATATCATGATTTataactttttttttattgacCATTTTTGAGATTATAGGGTTAATGGTTGCGTTTCACGAATTTCGCCTTTCTATGatatctttttctttttctgtgTTTGGTGGGGGTAGGTAGATGAATAAACTTTTATGTGTTTAGCCGTTCCTCTGCAATCCTTCTAACTTGACCTTTAAGAGGGACAAGTGTGATGGAAACGgttttgtttcttttttctttttaagCTTTCTTTATATGTCCAACttacttttcttttggTCTCGTGCAGCCTAGCGAGGCCTGGGTCCGAGCAGTGTTGCGTAAAAGATGGTAATGAGGTCCAACTTCTAGTTGTCTACGTAAGACAGATCTCGATCACTCGATAATCAAACTCTAAAAAACTATCTGATCATCTTGATGAAAGGGCTAGGTTTAGTAGAGTAGTGCTCTCAATGAGATTTTTTGTTTAGTGTATTTTCCCGTTTCGAGTGTTCATGCAGATGGTGAGTAAGCGAAACTTCCACCGCTGCTATAGGCTGCCCAGAGAAGGGGAACGGTGGCCTGGCCGAGGGCCGCCGATGACCGCAATAGGCGTCAATTCGCTGCAGAGTGCATGTGCCGCCGTTTGCTGAGAGCTTTAATGCGTTCTGCGTTGAGAGCTCGCATCGGCTGCCATCGGCTGCCTCCTGGCGACCTTTCCCTTCGCGATGCTCTCCTGTCAACAGTACGATGGGCTCCACCTGAGAGAGCCAGGCTGCATCTGCGAAATTGGGTggagaggaaagaaaaactttttttttcccttCAGTAATtaatttctcttttttgtttcttttttcctctcGCTTTCTTCATGGCATCGAGTGTGAGTAAATAATGCGGATGATTTTTTCTAtcatatttttttctcttgaagagcAAGTCAGTGAAAGCACGTTCTTTTCCTTGTGATCGATAGGTTGAACTTAATCAGTGTACAGTTCTAAGCTCGAACAAAGAATATTGTCTATAAATATTCATTACAAGAAGGTCAGCATCTGAAAAGTCATCGACATCTCTAGAACCCTTGATTCTGTCTAAACAGACTAATTATCACTGTCTCGTTCTCGCCACTTTAAGATGGATGGTGCAAATTCGATTTGGGACATCTATTCGAATGCTAAAAAATTACTTCCACTATATGATAGAATGGAGAACCGAACACTTCGAGAGGACTCTACGCGTGTTCAGAAGCAACGCATGCAAGGCTTCGATATAGTCATGGAAGATTCGGATATTTCACTACTGACACCGCTATCAAACTCTGTCATTTCAAGCTCTCCAACGTATTCCAAAAACACTGCTCAAAACAATTCTACTCggtcttcttcatctgctcaAGGTGATGTCAATGGTAAATCTACTTCTAAAGCATCCAAGGTCTCAAACGGTAAGGCTAACGGTGGTAACACTAATGGCAGCAATATGATCACACCACTCTCTATGAGCTCAGAGAGTCCTAATAGTGTCAATAATACGACTGTCTCTGGATTTAAGACCAACTCTAAGAGAGATGAGATAGTTACAGATTTGAGCGTTGCAGACTTCTTGGAATTCAATAACGATTCTGCTTTCACTGCCGGTTTAGATTTTACTATTCTTAAAGAGCTCGACAAGGTCAACAAcaatcttgatgatgaccTCGATAAATTTCCATTCAAGCCAAAAGTGATAAATGCTAAGTCTTCACCTTCTGTTTCATCCAGTAATGAGAATGTTCTTTCTGGTAAAGGTAATGGGAGCAATGATTGTCGGGGAATATCGCCCAAATCAACGATGAAATCTTTTGATAATTCTGCACATAATGACCGCCTCGACGGACAACAGGGACAAGCAAACGACGTTAAAATTCGTGGTAGCCAGGTATCGTTGCATGGTAGAGCTGCTCAATTGCGGCACGAGGGAAAGTCGTTAACCCCGCCTaacttatcttcttctgctccaGCGAAGTCTAATTTCAAATCTGTTTCAAAGTGCTCCAACTGCGGAACCACCAAAACTCCCTTATGGAGAAAGGATTCTCAGGGTAACACTCTATGCAACGCCTGTGGTTTGTTTCAAAAATTGCATGGCACCATGAGGCCACTTTCATTGAAGACCGATGttatcaaaaagagaaattcTAGAAGGCAGAGTAACGCCAGAAGGAACTCTTCTGTGCAGTCGTCACAACAACCTAACTTTGCTCCTTCTTCAGCTCCTCAGGCAAGGGCCACCTCTACATTCAGGCCATCGCAGTTTCAGTTTGGAATACCTCCTAATGCCACCACTGTTTGCAATAACTCATTGGGATTTCCTCCACAGAATTTCCAGTTCGCTGCTACAACATCGAAGCAGTTATTCCACCAACAACAACTACCACAGGAACTTCAGTTGCAGCAGTTTGAGATTCAACggcaacagcagcagcaatacGCCTCTCAAAGGTCAAAGAACGTTCCCATATTACCTAAACCATCCACTCATGGATTTGCAAACTCAAATACACCTATTGCATCATCGCCTACTCCTGGTATGACCAATTCGCCTGGTTCCATGGGTGTTGCATTTAGATATTCTGCTACAGCTCAACCTCAAGACATTCCTCagttcaaaagaagaaaatctGTGGTAAATCTATCGTCGTCGCATGATTCCCAACCTTCCTCTCCGATGACATCTTTATCGGGTAGTGTGGGCTGCTCTCCTTCTGCATATTCACCAACGATGAATGCTCCTTCGCCTACGCAGGGATCGATCGCTCTGTCGTCAATATCGAGGCAAAACTCTGTCTCCTCCCTTTCGTCGTATGGTGGTATATATCAAGATATTAGCAGCAAGAGAGGGCCTCCTGCGACGAATTCTGGAAGTTTTACGAATAGTTACAATGGTTACGGAAGTTTCTCGAATCGAAATTCTCTGAGTGGTACTAACATGACCACAAATACAAATAACACCGTTCCTAGCGGTGGATACAATATTTCCGCAAGTATCGGCTCGGACTCCAAGGACTCCTCCCACTTTAGTAATTTAAGTGCCGGAATGAACGCTATTAGACTGGTGAATAATCATGGCAGTGTCCCATCGAATTTGTCAAGATCCGTGATAAATTCTTCGGATACGTCTGGCGGGCGTGCCGATGATGCAGCTAATTCAACAAGGAGCCGTCACTATAATCCAGATGGTTCCAATATGAAAATTAATGTGGATGATTTGGACTGGTTAAAGTTTGACGTTTAGATCCTTCGTCGAATACGCTTTTTTTGTTTTACTTTGTTTTGTTTATTTCCCTCTATATTTATGGTCTTTGCAAGGGGCTTGTTTATCTATGCGTCTGTGTTACTAATAATCGGAATCGGTTGCTGATCTCAAGTAGACTAGATATTGGACAGAACACATCTACGAAATTACATAATCGCTTATATAATCCgagagaaaataaaatttttcgtATTCTGTCTCTCTGGATCTTGTATGTAGGTGAAAAATCGGGCAGGCAATGGTAAAGCAAGGTTCTTTAattttgtttcttcaacaagacTACCGCAGTGAACGACGCCAATAAGATGTATAGAGGTAGTGGCGGACATCGCGGAGGTCACCGAAACAATAACGGTTATGGGAATACTAGCAATAATAATTCTAGTAATGCAGGTTTTATGAACAATAGCCAGCAAAATATGGTGGGAGTTCAAATTCAAGGATGGAGGAACGCTTCACAACAGGACCTTGTGAATTTTATTAGCAGAAAATCGAGAATCATACTACAGAACGTTCAGTCAAATATGAGCAGCGGTGTGTTGACAGCATTTGTTCGAAGTATGAAAGACGCAGAGGAATTAGAGAAATGTTCAGGTATAAGATTTGCTGGTGACACCTTAAGAATTCAGATTATCGATCCTGTCGGCATCAGCGGTGATGGAAGAAATCAGGTTACGATGAACACGATATCGATTCTTCGCTCCTTTCTTAGAGCTAGATACAATGCTTCTGCTAAAATGTTGGATTTAACCAATATGGTGAACGATCAGACGTTGGTTCAAAACGGTCTCTTTTCCTCATCTACTACTTCATCCAAGTTCTTTCCCGCTCTGATGAAGTTGGCCACTCAGGATAAGATGGATGTTGAGTCTATAAATTTGTCTGACAACCGTTTGGATGACAATTGCAGATACCTAACAGAGTTGGCCTTGAGTTATCccaagttgaagaatctggCTATCGGCAACAACAAGATTTCCCGCTTGGAATTTTTCAACAGGCTAAAAAATAAGTTCCCATACTTAAGGGAGTTGATTGTGTCCGGAAACCCGTTGGTTGCCAATGACAATCCTACTGTTTTGAAAGGTATAGTAGACATCTTTCCTCGACTAATTATAATAAATGGACAGCAAGTTAGAGACGAGGCAAAAGTTAATGCCTTGTTCAACTTCCCTGTTGTTACGAAGTCAATGTTCTTTGAAACACCAGACCTGTCCAAGGTAGCTGCCAATTTCATAGCAGCATATCTCAATATGTGGGATGGTCAAAGACATGATCTTCTGCAATTGTACACTCCTGACTCTCAGTTTTCTTATCAGGTGGATACCACTCGTGTGGGAGATGCACCTTCCGGGCCAATGAGTTCTGCAAATGGGTCGGCTGGCTCGAGTTGGTCTCACTACTTATCGCACTCTAGAAATTTAAAGAGGGTCTCTGGGGCCAGATCCCGCATGATTAGATTATTTGTGGGTACAGATGCCATTGGTAAGGCATTTCAAGCGTTGCCCAAGACACAGCATTCACTACAGCAGAATCCAAACCTTTATTCTATGGAGACTATCTCTTTCCCTCCTCTTAACGGAATGCAAATAACTCTTCACGGTGAGTTCAACGAGACTGCTCATCCTGAGCAGCCGTTCCCCGAACATAAATCGTCTAACAGAGGCGGCAGATACAATAACCAATCCAGGGGGGGAAGTCGCCTTGAAAAAAGATCATTTGACAGGGCTTTCGTCGTTATTCCAGGTCCTGGAGGAAGCTTTATTGTGGCTTCTGATATGTTACTCGTTAAGCCATATTCAGGTAACCTTGCTTGGAGTGAGGAACAGAGACCAGTTTCTGCGCCTAGCGCCGTCGCTGTTATTCCACCGGTTGGTCTGGCAAGTAATGGAGTGGCCGTTCCCGGTATTGGTGCAACTTCTAATATGGCTCCCGTTGCCTTGGCACCAAATCAGATATTTCCTCCCGATGTGGCTGCCAAGTTGAGTCCCGAGCAGCAACAACTCGTGTTAAAAATTATGCACGAGACAAGGTTGAACTTGCAGTTTACTATTATGCTCTGTGAGCAGAGTAATTGGAACTATGCCGCCGCTGGTCAGAATTTTGCCAACTCGAAAAGTCAAATCCCCCCACAGGCGTACCAATGATAAGTACAGTTTAATGATAAGCATATAATACTAAAACTAAGCTTGTAATAATCCAGATATCAAAACTGCACCCTAAGGATTCTATCATAAATAGTGTGTAGTTTTGCCAAACGTCCTGAGTCAAATTATATAAAAGATGTCAATAAGAGAGCGCCCATCGGCCCTGTATTAACAAAAACACAATAATCAACCCGAAGTTTATGAATACCTTTATAAATTTACAAATACAGCTATGGTTTTATCATATCGTTTCATCGATCAGGTAACACACAAGGTGTCATCTATCAAAAATAAATCAAAGCAAATGGAGATTGATCAACACAATATAAATATTCACTATTAATTCCTCAAACTAGAAGAACGCTAACATTTCTAGCCATTAGGcaaaataagaagaagcatttgaAATCCTTTTACAACAAAGATGATTGTCACAATATATTAAGCGTTCTATAATTATAATATAGTATACATTTTTTAGACTATCTAAAATAGGATCGACACATATAGTTGGCAATATTGAAGCCAGATAGGGAGAAGATCAACCAGAATAAAGCTAGTACCGGAATTGGTGAAAGAAGGTACTCAGTTTTGTGCAAGAAGGGAAGCGTATTATAACCATAGAAAGTTATCAGCAAGTAGTAAACCATTGCCACAAGGTACAACGTGTTACCAATCAAAGAGGACAAAAAATTCTCCAGCCTTAGTAATGGCAAAAGAATGAATTGTACAAGATATAGTAACACCCAAACCATCAAGTATGAATTACAATGAACATCGAAACAATACGCCCATTCTATAGGAGAATGTTTAGGGATAGAGAACTTGGCCAACCACTTGCTGTAAGAATTGTTATGGCGAAACCCTGAAGTGGTGCCGgactgaagaagaaacttgtTAGCAACAAACCAAccaattgatgaaattatGGCGCCAAATAATAGGAAGTCCACAACCACCATGTATAACACCAATTTGAGAACACCAAGAAAGCCTGTCGAAAAAACTATACCCCAGCAAACAGCACTTATTGTGAGTAGACCACATAGTAAAACGACAAAGCTTGGATCATCCCGTGACCACTTATCCCTAGTCTCTTTTTGATAGTATAAGGACTTGTAAACTTGCTTGGGCTTGAGTATTAAATTGATCATATCCCAAACAGAGGTTTCAAAGTCCAGCGATCTGACattgatcaatctcttgaaATACCGAGGAATCTTGAACCTTGACTCAAAACTCTcattgatctttcttttcctggAACGTCTGTTCTGCCTCTCTGCAAATGACGTTAACACGTTAGACGACGACTGTAATGAATTGGCAACACTATCTAGGTCATCTGAGGTATCCCCTGGTGTTGCTTCACCAATGATGTCCTCCCTGGTTAGCGGTAAAATTGGCTGCCGACTCTTATTCGGTTTCCCAAGACCTGACATGGCAATCTACAATAGAACCGAAAGATAGGAATTGCAAGTACTCAATTAGAGGTATGCTTTACCGTCCTTCAAGCTGTTGAAAAAACCCGTCTCGGccagaaaaaaaagtcGCGAAATTTAACGGGGGGAAATAATTCTCCAATAGGTAATTTAAAGGACGATCTGAAATGGAAAACGTAATGATAATGAGGTAAACTTCTTTACGTATTTACTGTAGATATCTATCTAAGGGTTCGCCCATAACGTCTTCAATAACCTTGGCTAATCCTGTTCTAACCTCcatttcaacttcttcatcatcatcctctaAAAGTTCCGCAATCAACGGAACCAACTGAGGAAGCAAACTCAACCAATTTTCTCCCATCTTCTTGTAGATGTTCTTTAGGGTTCTCACCGTCCAGAATTTCTCCTTTGGCTTACACTCAGCCTTCATATGCGACATCAAAAGATCGTTCACTTGCTTGTTATGTTCTTCAGAAGAGGCAGTCTGAACCAATGCCGTCAAAGCCTTCACCAAGTGCTTACCAATGGTATCTTCCACATTGGTCAACTGATCGCACAAACATTTGGATATTGGAGTGAATCTTGTGCTTGTCTGCCAGTACTCACTCTGATCATATTTGAACGACGATGTTAAGGAAATGAAAACTAATCTTTTTAAGAGAATGTTATCAATAGAGCCTTTGCTGAACCTATCGAGTAACGACTCTGTGGAATCAAGCAAATAGGAGAAGTAGGTGGTGATAATTGAACGCAACTGCTCTTGAAGCTTGttgaaaaacttgaaaaatgatTGAAGTCGTTCGATCTCATTAATAGACGTGACGACACCTTCACCATCAAAAGCCCACCTGACGATGGAAGCAAACAAAGGTCTAAAATTCTTATCGTTCAATTTCAGCACATACTGAATGCCGCATTTTGAAATACTAGATTCAATTCTATTGACAGTATTGATATCAAACTTTGAAGTGCCCTGAAACTCTAAGGCATTCAAGAAAAATCTAGTAAACATACTAGATTCAGTGATAGCAGTTTTCTTGTCTAGCTTGTCCACCTCAAGATCTAAagttgataagaagagaccAATCGTTGCAGCATCCAAATCGGACACCTTAGACCACAACTTACACAATGCTGAGAGAACTGTCTTTGAATCAACACTGTTTACCATGGTTGCCAAAACAGTATTTCTAATGGAATCTGGAACCAACTTTGCCCTGAATGTAATATCAGTGAAGTCTTGAACATTTGGTGTCAAAAAGTTGGGgatctttctcatcatAGCTGAGAATAATACCAAGATTGAGATTTGAATCAATCTGGCagactcttcttcatcactacCATCCGCAGCATCAGTGGTGGTCTCAAAAATCTTgtaaagtgaagaaatAATCTTTGGGAAGTATCCAATGATCTTTACTCCAGCAACGGTCACGACACTAGTAACACAATTGATTGCAGCAATTGTCAATTCTGGACCGGACTTACTAAGTAAACCAGATTCCCCAACTGCCACATCCAAAGACCTTAGCAGCAATTCAGATTCAAGACGATCGTGAAATCTCTGGAAAAAGCTAGCCAAGGTATCAAAACAGGCTTGTGAAAGCTCAACGTTTTCACAAGAAATGATAGCATCAAGTAATATTGGAGTCAAGATGGAAATACCTTCTTGAGCATAAGTGTTGTCAATATGCTCAAGTTCGAACTTGGCTGACGCAAGATTAGCCACATGCTGCTTCGTTCTCATAGAAGCAGACGGAGCTATAAGAATACTAGAAATCGACTTCACAAAGTACTGAATAGGCAGCAAACTTAAAATGTCTCCCAATAGCTTGTAAAACTTTTTAagaatctcttcatcctcaaaaCTGTTACTGTATTCATCGGCTAATCCCAAAACGTCTTTGATTAGGCCAGAAAATACTGACAAGTTCTCCTCCGAGCTTCCATTTTGTAAAAATTCAGAAGTGATCTTTAGTCTCAATTTTGGGATATCACTAGTACTCTTAAAATCGACGAGAGAATGCCTCAAATAGCTGAGAAGACCTTTTCTGAGGTTGTAAAGCTCCGACTTGTTCATAGCCACAATCGAGGGGCCGAAAATAACTCTAGAAGTCAATTCACCAAATGTCTTAGAACCTTTTTCAACCACATCTTCAGGAAGATCCTTCCACAATGCCAAATATCTTCGAGCGGCATCCAATTGCTCTTCTGGCGTAAAGCTCTGCAAGAAAATAGACGAAAAGTCAGTCAAAGCACTGCAATTGGCCATCTTATGCTTGGCGTAAGCATTAGCGTACTGCTGGCCGCacaaaaacaaaattaAATAAACAGATAGTTGACTACTTAAAGTTCTTGCCAAGGTGGTGAATAGTCTAACTCTTCTGTGTCTAGGAATATGAGGGAAGGCACCAACAAATGAAGTTAACAAAAagtcaacttcttctgccattCCGCTCTTCGCAGTACTAGCCAAGGCAGGCACGACGCAAAGGATGGTTTCTTCTACCACATGAGTAGAAAACTCATCATCCTGCCTAATGGTGTGTGCCCCCATAAACGTGA is a window encoding:
- a CDS encoding uncharacterized protein (BUSCO:EOG09341K6V~EggNog:ENOG41), whose translation is MGNTPTKETRSNASSFGGPGSLSRDILIGGTEPTVGSAGITRKKREKEKERLRRKEEHVCNLIVRYGENVDGGFLAPYSNYKYTLSYKTQVVRDLIIERRLAPFYTPLESYDEDWTDGQLLKQLKKLSLHIPCTSIELQDDEEDPDEHKIYQSVNSLRRKDNKLFKKKLKIRALQLQNEADERYVRDKKTQGSGIRTFADIPSDDLLLKLYRGAQECPICFLYYPKNMNLTRCCVQPICTECFVQMKRLEPHIPHDESGGHHDDERETEVDANPGSEGDSDDLISEPVKCPFCAMPEFGVIYSAPDFKTGIGGTPPSEYRDSSKPIEEEKDEDSSSTKIASSLHDSTKPSRILSVYKGDAQHSRSFSSASQRQSENGTPVKKRRGSLPPTAPGVISIDDIQPDWEQRLLNARSKSARRSAAATALHASSLIVEDSRHSNISNQERSSSVSNRAGDYRGGFSKARSRTLSRQEQVEIEQKMVEEALRLSLLDEEERKLKQKVQQKEQERETEHNKIQTDLEVQRRASSSSPR
- a CDS encoding uncharacterized protein (BUSCO:EOG093432N4); amino-acid sequence: MVGVQIQGWRNASQQDLVNFISRKSRIILQNVQSNMSSGVLTAFVRSMKDAEELEKCSGIRFAGDTLRIQIIDPVGISGDGRNQVTMNTISILRSFLRARYNASAKMLDLTNMVNDQTLVQNGLFSSSTTSSKFFPALMKLATQDKMDVESINLSDNRLDDNCRYLTELALSYPKLKNLAIGNNKISRLEFFNRLKNKFPYLRELIVSGNPLVANDNPTVLKGIVDIFPRLIIINGQQVRDEAKVNALFNFPVVTKSMFFETPDLSKVAANFIAAYLNMWDGQRHDLLQLYTPDSQFSYQVDTTRVGDAPSGPMSSANGSAGSSWSHYLSHSRNLKRVSGARSRMIRLFVGTDAIGKAFQALPKTQHSLQQNPNLYSMETISFPPLNGMQITLHGEFNETAHPEQPFPEHKSSNRGGRYNNQSRGGSRLEKRSFDRAFVVIPGPGGSFIVASDMLLVKPYSGNLAWSEEQRPVSAPSAVAVIPPVGLASNGVAVPGIGATSNMAPVALAPNQIFPPDVAAKLSPEQQQLVLKIMHETRLNLQFTIMLCEQSNWNYAAAGQNFANSKSQIPPQAYQ
- a CDS encoding uncharacterized protein (EggNog:ENOG41), yielding MSGLGKPNKSRQPILPLTREDIIGEATPGDTSDDLDSVANSLQSSSNVLTSFAERQNRRSRKRKINESFESRFKIPRYFKRLINVRSLDFETSVWDMINLILKPKQVYKSLYYQKETRDKWSRDDPSFVVLLCGLLTISAVCWGIVFSTGFLGVLKLVLYMVVVDFLLFGAIISSIGWFVANKFLLQSGTTSGFRHNNSYSKWLAKFSIPKHSPIEWAYCFDVHCNSYLMVWVLLYLVQFILLPLLRLENFLSSLIGNTLYLVAMVYYLLITFYGYNTLPFLHKTEYLLSPIPVLALFWLIFSLSGFNIANYMCRSYFR